Part of the Xiphophorus maculatus strain JP 163 A chromosome 3, X_maculatus-5.0-male, whole genome shotgun sequence genome, CTTTAATCACCCTGAcctatttagttttttgtaaaaacttcTTAATTTCAGCAGGATACAGATTCTGCTGACCCTGAAGCAAAGACAAACACTGACCTCTCCTGCTTTATTCGCCTCTTTAGTGTTATTAGCAGGTTCAGAGGCCTCATGTCTAAAGCGGCGTGCGCACAAAAACtgtgcggcgccatattttacgcacaagtcggcatgtatgaaaatgaaagtttgaGTAAATATAGGTTAACTTTTGACCTGCagtgaaaatgtgcagcagccacacaaactttttctgtggacaataatAAACTAGAAAGAGTCAAAACTCACTAAATCCACTGAAATCTGATTCCGTTATTTAGACCAGGAAGCATCAAACCccatgattttatgattttaatattttactgtttaaaccatgacatttatcctcagacaataagctaacacacacacacacacacacacacacacagaataaagaaaagagaaataaaggatgtgaaaacctcaatgtaaataatcatgttgctcagtttgtgtctcataaagatgaaaCTCATCGTCTGAATGCATCTATTTATTCTCACTAGAGAGAAACCAGGGCTGATCAAACAGTTTGATTATTGATCAGGTGATCAGGTGTGGAGACAATCCCAGGTATATCAGTAGCTGCACCAAGGTGAGCCGCTACCTGaggagctttggctctgatggagaacatggagccattgatcagagatcagattgatctgctggtttctgaTCGTTTAGATTcatccagactgatcatcctggagctctgagcagaacttaaagcaggtaccggtaccggtaccggtccagctgcagtcgTCCTCCAGTGGAGCCAGAAATCATCTGGACTCTGTAAATGTAACTTCTGCTCCTGATTCCTGGATTCAGAAGAAACATTGAAATCCCGGCTGAACGCTCTGCTGCTCCAACAGCGTCTGCTCTGAGATCTTTAGgattctttctttcattttttatttttgtgaggtgacCTTATGTGCCCTGAAAGCAACTTAGAAATAaactatattattattattatagataCTTACTCTGCTACAAACAAGGgcgttgccatggttacggCTTCACATGGCGGCAGACTTCCTGGTATTTATACcaattaatatgtatttatggaGGCGACAggcggagcagcagctgctctgtttccCCAAATCAGGATTTCTAAAGGTGAGCAGGTCTGATCGCAGCTCGGCTTCATACATCTGGAGCTTTTTGTGCGCCACACTTTTTCAATTTGTCCtacgccaagttttagtgtCAAAACCGCGCAGTGTTTTATACACGAGACCTCTGAACATTTCTGGGACAGTTTCAGGAAATCCTCATCAAGGCTTTCACAAAAAACTTCATCagttcttttttcccctcaatctGCATCAAAACTACTCTGATCATGTTTGGTCTCACTGTCTTTTCTTAAATTCTACTTTTTATTCGAACAATAAGAATTTATAAAAGATCGCACAAGGGTCACCAACCCGGCTCCAGCAGCACCGAGACCCAAACCAACCACAGCAAAACCACCAGCGGCACCACAGTGCCGCTGAACACTTACAGGTAAAGAGACAGGCTGGGTTTACCTTGGACAGGTGTGGAGCCGGCAGGGTCCAGTTGAGACTCtacaaacagacagacagatcaACATGCTGGTTCTGCTCAGCTGGCTCTGCTtagctggttctgatccggtacCAACCTGTCCCTCCTGAACAGCCTGCTTCAGTCTGGACCGGGTCATCTTGGTCTCCTAGGGGAAAAGAACCATAAAcaacaatcagaaccagaactgagGTTGAGATTCAGGATTTACTGCAGAATGTTCTGGATCCTTCTACAGAAGTGAATCTAGAATGGGTTCTGATCTGATTTACCAACATAATTTACTGAAGGTTTGGATCATCTCCATCCAACCGCTGCAGAACCATTCCTTTCAGAAACGGTTCCCAGTCAGCTACTGTAGAGTCACAAACGGACCATGAATTCAGGAACCCATTCCCCTGCTgttcccagaaccagaaccctcTGCTGTAATCTCTTGAATGTGAAGCACTGGGTCTGATGACTCCACAgcctgtcagccaatcagaactcACAAACATGGGCAGGTCCTGGGTGTCTCTGATGGTAGCCTTCATCATGGCGACCACGTGTTCGTGTGTTATCACCTCCTGTAGAAGATCAAGCCGTGTTACACCGAGTCCAGAACGCGGCGCCTTCTGGACTACCCGTCTTACTCACGTGTAGGATGGCTCGCACGTTCCTGGATGTCAGGTTGTGCTGTCTGGACTTCCTGTCCAGGTCCATGTCCAGCTGTCCCAGCTCCACATCGCTGCACTCACTGGCTTCCATAGCAACCGAGTCCCAGCTCAGCTCCACCTGGCCTGAATACGAGACCGAAAACAAGGTGTGAGTGACTGGCTCTGCACCCCACAAGCATTGCCCTGTCTGTGACCCCGACATCATGACCCTGCATCCTGCAGCTGGATGAAAGCTTACCTGAACCAGGtgctgcttcctcttcctccagccCGCCGTCCGCCACATCTCTACTGGTCTTCGTTGCTTTGACATCCAGAGGACAGAGAGTGTCTTCAGCTGGACGTCCCTGGGCCATCTGTAAATTAGAGGGCTTTACTTATTGATGAGGAGGAGTTCAGGGGgcccggtaccggtaccggtaccgctTCAGGGAAATCAGATTTGGAGAAACCCCATAAacctttttgttctgtttcactCGGTTTAGAGCCGATCAGAGTGATTGGTTTGGACCCAAAGTACGGCATGCTGGTGGTGCACAATATATcctgtcaccatggcaacagcagtGTGTGTAATATCCACGTCTCAAAGGGCTGTGTGGAGCAATACCTGCTGTCTGATATTATCAGGCTGATGTCTAGTTTGATCTTATATCAAACACCAACAACATCACatgaaaggttaaaggtcatagACTGATGGAAGCAGGcgggagaaagaaagaagaaattcaGATGTGATATCATCAAAACAAGATTTCCTCCCATCATTCTCCAGGTTTGAACGTTCCACAACCCGACCAAGATAGCTCTGCTGAAAAGAGAAGAACCCGAGTAGAACCAGAACTCTGAGGTTCTGCTCAGTACAGAAGCAAAACCTCCACAGACTCACAGCTCTCAGTCAGGACTTTATGACattcttcataaataaaatgaattttatttatttattccaaataGAACTATTGGCATCTTCCTGAACGTGATTTATGGGGGAATTttcctgccataatccaagagcacacgttcagtctgaaagcaggacttcctgtctgtcttttcAAAACTTGCAACGTTTCTTGAAACTTTTAAAGCTGACACTTAGTCTCTGCTCACTTATCAAACATGGACGACGCTAGCTTTCTGCTACGTAGTACACTAAATATCCGCCAGCTGAGCTACTGGTCGCCAACAGCTACTGGTCGCCAACAGCTACTGGTCGCCAGCAGCTACTGGTCGCTAACAGCTATTGATAGCTAACAGCTACATGAAAAATTGTATAACAGCTAATGGTCGCAAACAGctactgatcgctaacagctactggtcgctaacagctactgataGCTAACAGCTACTGGTCACCAACAGCTACTGATAGCTAACAGCTACTGGTCGCTAACAGCTACTGGTCGCCAACAGCTACTGGtcgctaacagctactgataGCTAACAGCTAATGGTCGCCAACAGCTACTGGtcgctaacagctactgataGCTAACAGCTACTGGTCACCAACAGCTACTGATAGCTAACAGCTACTGGTCGCTAACAGCCACTGGTTGCCAACAGCTActgctttcaaaataacaatgtaagcaaaagtattaaaaattttgaggacaaaagacatgaaatcctgctttcagacttaaaatgtgtgctcttggattatggcaggaaAATTCCCCCATAGTGATTACTTTATCGTGAGTAAATGAAGCAGCACTGGATGAAACTGTAGAACCTGATCTggatggttctgatccaaatgagctttctgggtttttataaatattaactttataaagttaatatttatgaaattattataaataattgtaTAAATATCACCAATCATTTAATTGATATTGATTTTGTCTGTTTAACCGagtcattttattgtgttttgtgttgaatgtctaATTATTGTGTGTGTCACTATCTTTAAGttcttttatcttatttattaCGATGTTCAGCACAGAGTACAGATACCTTTCAGGCTGTTTCGGTTCAGTTGGTGCCAGTTTAGTTGAAGCTGGTGTTCAGGGTTGAAAGAACCTGGTATAAATGAGAACGCAGGATATTTATCTCTGCCGACACATTTTACCACGCTGTTTCCATCCGAGAACCGTTTAATGATTTAACTCCAGGCTTTCAGTCAGATCTTTTTCAACATCAGCCTCAGGAGACAAACTACATATTTGTTGTGGTTGTTTCGATCCCGGCTTTACTGCAGCCATCTAACCTGAGTGGAGCTGAAACACCGGAGCTAATATGGCTAAGCTAACGTGCAGCGGGTTGCCCACTGAGCATGCGCTGGACGTGTTTCGCTTGGCGACACCATAACAAATAAAAGATATAACTCGACCCGGACCCACTGAGTCCGAACTGGGCAGACAGCAGAACAGAACTCACTGCGTAACACAGCTCCTCAGTTTCGGTTACTCCGTCATGTTAGCTTCTTCTTCATCAGTAAATAGGAAATGCAGTTGGGGAACATTACCTCCACCTTTCGGCTAGAGGACGGAACTGCAGGtacaaataaaggaaaacaaaaaactatttaaaatgtttgattctgATCGATTTTCCACATTACCATCTTCTGTTCAGATTTTTGCAACTGAAAAACCACTACGGATTATAACTGGGACAATCTCCTCCTCACCTAATCAGCTCAATCATGCATTAGATACCTGGTTGGTCCAGATGTTCCTATCAGAACCCTTCAGTACTAGACTGCAGGTCCACTGCTGGTTCCAAGAGGTTCTGGAGTAGAATCCTTCAGCAGATGAAGCTGCTGAACTTAGGAAGTGCTCCTGGTTCAGTTTTCTGCCCCACCTCCTGAGGACATCACACCTGGCTGTAGCTGACAGGATGTTTATGTTCTCAGCTTCCTGCAGGATCCATTTCCTCAGAAGTCGCCATCTTTCAGTGGGTCGGTTCTCCAGAAACACTCAGATTGTCTTGGATCAGGCAGAAACAAGTAGCAACCTTCAAAACCAATCAGTCACTGAAACAATGTCAGCACAGAACCCTTTGGGCCCAAACCCAACActtggaccagaaccagaacctggatcCAGACTCAAACCAAAACCAACTGATTGAACAATCTGAAGGTCTCACCTGTTGGGCGTCTCATCGCTGACTCACCTGCTGCCCATTTCTGACGACCCATAAAGTCCGGATAAAACCGGGTTCGGTCCGGTTCTGTCAAACTGTACAGGTGGTAGACCGTTGCTGTGTAGGTGGTCCCCTCCTTAACGATTGGAGGGAAGATAGAAACCAGCAGAGTCTCCTTTTTATCTCCAGTCTTACTTTAGCTTTTATGCTGcaggaaatattatttttgattggTTTATTATCAAATAATAAACCAATCAAAGATTCTTTATGATtcatcaaaaatacattatgCAGCCCATGTAGAGGTGGGCGGCTCAATCCTAATATCAATACCAACACTGGTATTGATACTGAACAATACTCAATACTCAACTTGTTTTCTCTCCTGCCTGCTGCACACGGCTCTGTCTGTCAGAGCGGCGCTGCTCCACCCTCCACAGTCTGTTGTTGTTGCACCATCACGTGGCTCAGCGGCGCCAGTCAAACAGGGGGGAATgtattctttctttatttatactttatttaaatttcacttATGGTTCTACTGAAGGAAAGAAATTCcttattctttttattattttcttgtattgttcaacttggaaaaaaagaataattagtGTTGTGGTGTGTAGCATTTTGTTGTCACGTACAATGTTTGGCGAAATTCTGTCCTAGGTCTTTTGGATCTATGAAGCTTGAATAAGAAAAAGTATCGGTATTGATATTGGTGATACTGCCCTGCATTTACTTGGTGTCAGATTGATACCAAAACTCCTCGTATTGCCATGTAGATCTTTTACTGTGATTGAAATGTTAATTATCAAGTAGATTCTTATCATTCTTATTATTACTAGGAAACTGAAGCCTCTCCAGATGGATTCAGAGGAAATTTCCTGGACCAAATTGAGCTGCTGTTGGACCCGGCCGGTGCCAGAGGCTGGGTCTCCCGGATCCAGAACCGTCTCTGCTCTGGTTGAGCTGGACTGCAGCATGGAAACGAGTAGATGTACTGGAGTTCACTGGGAACCTGCTGGTTTCTTCTACTACTCTCCTATTGTCTGTCTACAGCCATCTTCTTCTCTGGATGCGCCAGCTGGAGGTTTCTGCTATTAGAaggttttttctctccactgtcgccccctgctggtcagtaTGAGGAGTTCTGAACCACAAACTGAACTGAGCTATAACAGGAAGTgaatttgatgcttttattgtaAAACCTTTGATGAATTTTATACAAACCTAAACTATGAGCACAGTTGGCTGATAAAAATTGATTCAATGCAAGTCcatatttacaaaatagaaAGTTGTGttctttctacaaaataaaaactctgaaaaactaaaagagGTGGGCGGAGCTTCCAGTTTCTCCAGTCCATAATCATAATCATGGAAAAGCTCAGGTATCATCCCCAGAACCTCTGTCTGCCTGTGGGCAGAGGCAGCGCCTCGTCCGGCGGCGGCGCGGCGCCAAACACCGACCCCGCCGACTCCACCGTGAAGATGAAGTAGAAGTTGGCCGCCATCATGACGAGGCTGGGCAGGAAGGACAGGCCGAAGCCAAAACCGCGGAGGCTGCTGCCGAACGCCGCCGCCAGCCAGTACGCCAACCTGGAGGAGCAAAGAGacgttgacctttgaccttctggCAGACCGCCCAGAATCACTGTTAACCTTTGCTTCTGAGGCACCACCCTGAACCAGTTGCCATGGTGACACTCACCGGCCAAAGGCGAAGACGATGGTCAGCAGCGGGACGAGCTTCAGCTGCTCCTGGGTTAGGTACATTGCCATGACAACCAGCTGCAGGAAGTAGATCAGGAAGAGGGAGGCAGAATCAGAGATGAAGCGTCGGTGGACGGAGACTTCTTGAAGCTCTGCCTCCTTGATGACATCATCAACGGCGGGCTGAGTGGATCCGGAGCTGAGCCTGCTGACACCCAGGACCAGCCAACCTGGGGGAGGAGAGGGCGACAGGTAAGACAGGTGAGAGACAGACAGGTGAGTCCCAGGTTATCTCTTCTCTCCGTCTCACCGAGGACGACGGGTGCGGCGGCGAACACAGAGCAGCGCAGAGTGTAGACCAGCCTGAGGGGGGCGCCGTCCAGCAGGGGGGCGTCGAATGGCAGGAAGACGAACCCCCCCCACACCAGGAATGGGAAGAGCAGCGCTGATGTCATCACGGAGACGACTAGCTTCAGTGCATCTCTGTCTGAACATCCCCCTTTCCCTGGGCACACAGGTGAGACAGACAGGTGAGGGTTAAGCCCCACCCACCTGGAGCAGAGGTCTCAGGTAAACTCACAGGTAGAAGGGGGCATGTCCTCGGGTAAGTCAA contains:
- the tmem79 gene encoding transmembrane protein 79, which translates into the protein MDVSLSDDPLLKATLTENGGGTNKKRDADEPAAMLEPETLQWPEDRETGTGGRTDGVIARSDASSWTESERGRRMERAELIGEGRDHLEENRLPEKAAQVFSPAVTVLPSLAASRDTEAFWEMESERSPFLSPRQVDYNQHGYQFDLPEDMPPSTWKGGCSDRDALKLVVSVMTSALLFPFLVWGGFVFLPFDAPLLDGAPLRLVYTLRCSVFAAAPVVLGWLVLGVSRLSSGSTQPAVDDVIKEAELQEVSVHRRFISDSASLFLIYFLQLVVMAMYLTQEQLKLVPLLTIVFAFGRLAYWLAAAFGSSLRGFGFGLSFLPSLVMMAANFYFIFTVESAGSVFGAAPPPDEALPLPTGRQRFWG